The following are from one region of the Arachis duranensis cultivar V14167 chromosome 10, aradu.V14167.gnm2.J7QH, whole genome shotgun sequence genome:
- the LOC107468872 gene encoding F-box protein At1g67340: MRTRRGGLSYPPLLPLSTMCSNKALSERSSFNTLTPLPNRNRNNKMPSSQQQFVSRKRHKTLSLLSSSSSDTTTTTVGGSELLETLPDDILLSILAKLSSSSNSPSDFIRVLLTCKRLNRLGLHSVVLSKASQKTFSVKARNWSESSHRFLKRCADAGNIEACYTLGMIRFYCLGNRESGRSLISKAAMRCHAPALYSLAVIQFNGSGASKDDKDLRGGVALCARAAFLGHVDALRELGHCLQDGYGVKRNVMEGRRFLVQANARELVSVCNSLHARTTITWGVMPNQNPNLNPRVQYAAGCPLLSDYGCNVPAQEPHLANRFMIEWFSNRGGSAGPSRRLCSHLGCGRPETRKREFRRCSVCGVVNYCSRACQALDWKSRHKVECAPVERWIDDDDGEDGGEVAVVDS; encoded by the exons ATGAGAACCAGAAGAGGAGGCCTCTCTTATCCTCCACTTCTACCCTTATCCACCATGTGTTCCAACAAAGCTCTTTCAGAAAGGTCCTCTTTCAACACACTCACACCACTCCCCAATAGAAACAGAAACAACAAAATGCCTTCTTCGCAACAACAATTCGTTAGCCGTAAAAGGCACAAGacattatcattattatcatcttcctcttccgacacaacaacaacaacagtcGGAGGCTCCGAACTCTTGGAGACCTTGCCGGATGACATTCTCCTCTCAATCCTCGCGAAACTTAGTTCGTCCTCCAATTCTCCTTCCGATTTCATCCGTGTTCTTTTGAC GTGTAAAAGGCTGAACAGGTTGGGTCTTCACTCAGTGGTTCTATCAAAAGCATCCCAAAAAACATTCTCAGTCAAAGCCAGAAACTGGTCAGAATCTTCTCACCGCTTCCTCAAACGTTGCGCTGATGCCGGAAACATCGAAGCATGCTACACTCTTGGAATG ATTCGGTTCTACTGTTTAGGAAACCGTGAGAGTGGAAGGTCGCTTATATCGAAGGCGGCGATGAGGTGTCACGCGCCGGCACTTTACTCTCTGGCCGTTATACAGTTCAATGGGAGCGGAGCCTCGAAGGACGACAAGGACCTAAGGGGCGGTGTGGCTCTTTGCGCACGCGCCGCATTCCTCGGCCACGTCGACGCGCTGCGCGAGTTGGGTCATTGCTTGCAAGACGGTTACGGAGTTAAGCGAAACGTTATGGAAGGGCGACGGTTTCTCGTTCAAGCCAACGCGCGTGAGCTGGTGTCCGTTTGCAACAGCCTCCACGCGCGCACTACTATCACGTGGGGCGTTATGCCGAACCAGAACCCGAACCTAAATCCAAGGGTCCAGTATGCTGCAGGGTGTCCGTTGCTAAGTGATTACGGCTGTAACGTCCCCGCTCAGGAGCCACACCTTGCGAACCGGTTCATGATTGAGTGGTTTTCGAACCGGGGTGGTTCGGCCGGGCCGAGTCGGAGGCTGTGTTCACATTTGGGTTGTGGAAGGCCTGAAACGAGGAAGAGAGAGTTTCGGAGATGTTCGGTTTGTGGAGTGGTTAATTATTGCTCACGCGCTTGCCAAGCACTTGACTGGAAGAGTCGGCATAAAGTGGAGTGTGCTCCTGTTGAGAGGTGGATCGACGATGACGACGGTGAAGATGGCGGTGAAGTGGCAGTGGTGGATAGTTAG